A part of Paenibacillus donghaensis genomic DNA contains:
- the dapF gene encoding diaminopimelate epimerase has translation MEFTKMHGLGNDFIVVYGEQELPANAPELAIALCNRFFGIGADGLVYILPSERGDYMMRIMNSDGSEAEQCGNAIRCVSKYVYDRGLVSSEQIVIETIGAGEQKVTLKVNDGVVETVTVDMGEPVLAGLQIPVAIDAESVLDQTIEADGREFRFTAVSMGNPHCVIYVDDAVTFDLAAWGPKLEVHPLFPRKVNVEFATVRSRSHVDMRVWERGAGPTLACGTGACATLVSSVLNGLTDRAAKISLKGGDLEIEWNEADNHVYMTGPAEVVYTGTVSI, from the coding sequence GTGGAATTTACGAAAATGCATGGACTCGGGAATGATTTTATCGTCGTTTATGGCGAGCAGGAGCTGCCGGCGAACGCGCCGGAGCTGGCGATAGCCCTCTGCAACCGGTTCTTCGGTATCGGAGCGGACGGACTTGTCTACATCCTGCCGTCAGAACGCGGAGATTATATGATGCGGATTATGAACTCGGACGGCTCGGAAGCCGAGCAATGCGGCAACGCGATTCGCTGCGTATCCAAATATGTGTATGACCGGGGCCTCGTCAGCTCGGAGCAGATTGTTATTGAAACGATCGGTGCCGGTGAGCAAAAGGTTACGTTGAAGGTGAACGACGGGGTTGTCGAGACCGTTACAGTTGATATGGGCGAGCCTGTGCTGGCTGGACTGCAGATTCCGGTCGCCATCGATGCGGAGTCTGTGCTCGACCAGACGATTGAAGCGGATGGCAGAGAGTTCCGTTTCACGGCCGTCTCCATGGGCAACCCGCATTGCGTGATCTATGTGGACGATGCCGTTACCTTTGATCTGGCGGCATGGGGGCCGAAGCTTGAGGTGCATCCCCTGTTCCCGCGCAAGGTGAATGTTGAATTCGCCACGGTTCGGAGCCGCAGCCATGTCGACATGCGGGTATGGGAACGCGGAGCCGGACCCACCCTGGCGTGCGGAACCGGTGCCTGTGCAACGCTGGTCTCCTCGGTGCTGAACGGGCTTACCGACCGTGCGGCCAAGATCAGCCTGAAGGGCGGCGATCTGGAGATTGAATGGAATGAAGCCGACAATCATGTGTATATGACCGGACCTGCAGAAGTGGTTTACACAGGTACCGTCTCCATCTAG
- the map gene encoding type I methionyl aminopeptidase yields the protein MIILKSPREIEEMKPASQIVADCYREVAKLIKPGITTREINDFVARHITKLGGKQFTKGYNGFPAETCTSVNDVVAHGIPSNRALMDGDLLKLDIVVEYGGWFGDSCMCYAVGNIRPEAQKLMKVTKECLDLGIARALPGGRLGDITSAIQQHAEANGYSVVRDLLAHGIGRSLHEEPSYEHIGVAGKGIRLKEGMVFTIEPMVNEGTFRMTIDDDQWTARTADGKLSAQYEHTIAITPDGPLILTAQ from the coding sequence ATGATCATTTTAAAATCACCTAGGGAAATCGAAGAGATGAAGCCGGCGAGCCAAATCGTTGCGGACTGCTACCGCGAGGTGGCCAAACTGATCAAGCCTGGGATCACCACCCGGGAAATCAATGACTTTGTTGCCAGACACATCACCAAGCTGGGCGGCAAGCAGTTTACGAAAGGGTACAACGGTTTCCCCGCCGAAACCTGCACTTCGGTCAACGATGTGGTGGCCCACGGCATTCCTTCGAACCGGGCGCTTATGGACGGCGATTTGCTGAAGCTCGACATCGTCGTGGAATACGGCGGATGGTTCGGCGATTCGTGCATGTGCTATGCGGTGGGCAATATCCGGCCGGAGGCGCAAAAATTAATGAAGGTGACAAAGGAATGCTTGGATCTGGGGATCGCCCGTGCGCTCCCCGGGGGCCGGCTCGGCGACATAACGTCGGCGATTCAACAGCATGCGGAAGCAAACGGGTATTCGGTCGTACGCGATCTGCTGGCGCACGGGATCGGGCGGAGCCTGCACGAGGAGCCGAGCTACGAGCATATCGGCGTAGCCGGCAAAGGCATTCGGTTAAAGGAAGGCATGGTATTTACGATTGAACCGATGGTCAACGAAGGTACGTTCCGTATGACGATCGACGACGATCAGTGGACGGCGAGAACGGCCGACGGCAAGTTGTCGGCGCAATATGAGCATACGATCGCAATCACACCGGACGGACCGCTGATTTTAACGGCCCAGTAA
- a CDS encoding transposase yields MNSVPGRFELIFTPKHGSWLNVIESFFAKMTKQVLRHLRVKSKEELKQRIELYLQEVNANPVTFSLEAWVRLNAFYVISDRSTRLMEVFYFWAIFPGRRFFGTGSGLANRHK; encoded by the coding sequence ATGAATAGTGTGCCCGGACGCTTTGAACTGATATTCACCCCCAAACATGGTTCTTGGCTCAATGTGATTGAAAGCTTTTTTGCAAAGATGACGAAACAAGTGCTTCGTCACCTACGAGTGAAGTCCAAGGAAGAATTGAAACAACGTATTGAATTGTATCTTCAAGAAGTCAACGCCAATCCTGTTACTTTTTCGTTGGAAGCATGGGTTAGGTTGAATGCCTTTTACGTTATTTCAGATCGTTCTACTAGGCTAATGGAAGTGTTTTACTTCTGGGCCATTTTCCCGGGGAGACGGTTTTTCGGCACCGGATCCGGCTTAGCGAATCGTCATAAATAG
- a CDS encoding PHP domain-containing protein: protein MHSHTQASDGMQPPADNVRLARDKGLGAVAITDHDTVAGIAEALKAGRTYGITVVPGVEISTRAGGKDIHVLGYYIDPADELFLSRLAGLRDTRAQRNELILSKLRSLGIEITMEQVILGMGRELQPDESIGRPHIADELVRLGAAEDMRDAFNKYLAEGAAAFVSPLRIAPQEACEWILAAGGSPVLAHPGLYGDDLLVRDILEKCPLTGIEVYHSDHGPAEEERYLALAEEYKLAVTGGSDFHGARQGVVFHGDLGSVTVGVEVLERLKPQGSTANR, encoded by the coding sequence CTGCACTCGCATACCCAGGCTTCGGACGGCATGCAGCCTCCTGCGGACAATGTGCGGCTGGCCCGTGACAAAGGGCTTGGGGCGGTAGCCATAACCGATCATGACACGGTGGCAGGCATAGCCGAGGCGCTGAAGGCAGGCCGCACCTACGGAATTACCGTAGTGCCGGGAGTGGAGATCAGTACGCGTGCAGGCGGCAAGGATATTCATGTGCTGGGCTATTACATCGATCCGGCGGATGAACTGTTCCTGTCGCGTCTGGCCGGACTAAGAGATACCCGTGCCCAGCGCAATGAACTGATCCTCTCCAAGCTGCGCAGTCTAGGTATTGAGATTACCATGGAGCAGGTGATTCTAGGGATGGGGCGCGAGCTGCAGCCGGATGAGAGTATCGGACGGCCGCATATCGCCGATGAGCTGGTACGGCTGGGAGCGGCTGAGGATATGCGGGACGCCTTCAACAAATATCTTGCCGAAGGAGCAGCTGCGTTCGTCTCGCCGCTGCGGATTGCACCGCAGGAAGCCTGCGAATGGATACTCGCTGCCGGGGGTTCGCCGGTGCTGGCTCATCCGGGGCTGTACGGGGATGATCTGCTGGTGCGCGATATCCTGGAGAAATGCCCGCTTACAGGGATTGAGGTGTACCACTCAGATCACGGCCCTGCTGAAGAGGAGCGTTATCTTGCATTGGCAGAAGAATACAAGCTGGCGGTCACCGGTGGATCGGATTTTCATGGCGCCCGCCAGGGTGTGGTTTTTCACGGCGATCTGGGCAGTGTCACGGTTGGCGTGGAGGTACTGGAGCGCCTGAAGCCACAGGGGAGTACAGCGAACAGGTAA
- a CDS encoding TetR/AcrR family transcriptional regulator, protein MTPRTKEQNEDIRLRRLAQIRKAAADVFLKKGPLLEIRDVAAQAGLGYGTVYHYYSNKGDLLHDLLWDALERAGGWLEAPLEAPLEALLVPPEVPLEAQLKAPLEVLLKVPPEVPLEAQLKAPLEVPRASASGEAPAGGHFGLAAAADTGNSAAADSRSGSRETAAAAELGPAAAAGVRLLQLWAEDHALYLLHKLAGEGFASLPEARSAPLSVAFRREVLAPLAALLETGRAADGAAASGGNAAEPPYRLRRAEMLLAALVGCASLSLRRGKLHEEARDIARFLKL, encoded by the coding sequence ATGACTCCACGCACGAAGGAACAAAACGAAGATATCCGGCTACGGCGTCTGGCGCAAATCCGTAAAGCCGCTGCCGATGTGTTTTTGAAGAAAGGGCCTTTACTGGAAATCCGTGATGTGGCCGCGCAGGCAGGACTCGGCTATGGCACGGTATACCATTATTACAGCAATAAGGGCGATTTGCTCCACGATCTGCTATGGGACGCGTTGGAGCGGGCCGGGGGATGGCTGGAGGCCCCGTTGGAGGCTCCGCTAGAGGCCCTGCTGGTTCCGCCGGAGGTCCCACTGGAGGCTCAACTGAAGGCCCCGCTGGAGGTCCTGCTGAAGGTTCCGCCGGAGGTCCCACTGGAGGCTCAACTGAAGGCCCCGCTGGAGGTTCCGCGCGCTTCGGCTTCGGGGGAGGCGCCGGCGGGCGGGCATTTCGGCTTGGCTGCTGCGGCGGACACCGGGAACTCGGCTGCCGCGGATTCCCGAAGCGGAAGCCGCGAAACGGCCGCTGCCGCAGAGCTTGGCCCCGCCGCCGCCGCCGGCGTCCGGCTGCTGCAGCTTTGGGCGGAGGACCACGCCCTGTACCTGCTGCATAAGCTGGCCGGTGAGGGCTTTGCCTCGCTGCCTGAAGCGCGCTCAGCCCCGCTCTCGGTCGCCTTTCGCCGGGAGGTGCTCGCGCCGCTGGCCGCGCTGCTGGAAACCGGGCGTGCGGCGGACGGGGCTGCCGCTTCCGGCGGAAACGCGGCGGAGCCGCCGTATCGGCTGCGGCGCGCGGAAATGCTGCTGGCCGCCTTAGTCGGCTGCGCCTCGCTTTCGCTTCGCCGCGGAAAGCTGCACGAGGAGGCCAGGGATATCGCCCGGTTTTTAAAATTATAG
- a CDS encoding LysR family transcriptional regulator has product MNFHQLHIFYTVSERGSFSAAAQTLHMTQPAVTMQVQALEDYFGIKLFNRSTKKISLSEAGRTLMPYALRSIQLMRETDQAMSAFTHMLEGRLQLGASLTIGEYVLPRMLGPFAKQNPHISIMMKVMNTAQIMDEILKHQLNFGLIEAPVSHPDMVMEPVMGDELKLIVPAGHPLAQRQPVTLADALEYPFVLREQGSGTRSVMEEELLARGLDPGAMRIVMELGSTGAVKSAVEAELGITIISASSVKHEVALGLLKIVDLADASFKRQYYSIHLKSTLLPISAVTFLTFLREHAAYH; this is encoded by the coding sequence ATGAATTTTCACCAGCTGCATATTTTTTATACCGTGTCCGAGCGGGGCAGCTTCTCGGCGGCAGCGCAGACGCTGCATATGACACAGCCTGCGGTTACGATGCAGGTGCAGGCGCTGGAGGATTATTTCGGCATCAAATTGTTTAACCGTTCCACCAAAAAAATCTCGCTCTCGGAAGCAGGCCGCACGCTGATGCCCTACGCACTGCGCAGCATTCAGCTGATGCGGGAGACGGATCAGGCGATGTCGGCCTTCACCCATATGCTGGAGGGGCGTCTGCAGCTGGGAGCCAGTCTGACGATCGGGGAATATGTATTGCCGCGTATGCTTGGGCCTTTTGCCAAGCAGAATCCCCATATCTCGATCATGATGAAAGTGATGAACACCGCCCAGATTATGGACGAGATTCTGAAGCATCAGCTGAATTTCGGCCTGATCGAAGCTCCGGTCAGCCATCCCGATATGGTGATGGAGCCGGTAATGGGTGATGAGCTGAAGCTGATTGTTCCGGCCGGACATCCGCTGGCTCAGCGGCAGCCGGTGACGCTGGCCGACGCGCTGGAATATCCGTTTGTGCTGCGCGAGCAGGGTTCGGGGACACGCAGTGTGATGGAGGAAGAACTGCTGGCGAGGGGACTTGACCCGGGGGCGATGAGAATTGTGATGGAGCTGGGCAGTACCGGCGCAGTCAAATCGGCGGTGGAGGCGGAGCTGGGGATTACGATTATTTCGGCCTCCTCCGTCAAGCATGAGGTCGCGCTGGGGCTGCTGAAGATAGTGGATCTGGCGGATGCCTCCTTCAAGCGGCAGTATTACTCGATTCATCTGAAATCCACGCTGCTGCCGATTTCGGCTGTGACGTTTTTGACTTTTTTGCGTGAACATGCGGCATATCATTAG
- a CDS encoding spore germination protein — protein MIKNPYSGKRKAGAPGDPAGAVSFSLTGDLAQDLDNIANELGNSPDLKIRKVWVGSSRPVQTAAIHLSALADAETVNEFVIGSLLRCTAELDSMDSSQLPALPDFIMNRVLEAGEAERQDDWKELLLAVLSGDTVILVDGYAQSIICATRGGEWRSVSEPTSQLVVRGPKDGFVESVATNISLIRRRIRSPKLRLEYTKIGSVTQTHVALMYIQDTASEDLIREVRERLHKISIDEVLESGFIEELIQDKTFTPFPTLYNSERPDVAAGNLLEGRVVLIVDGTPFVLIAPAVFTQFFQSAEDYAQRFDIAILMRLVRYMSFVVLILGPAAYIALTTYHYEMIPTTLLINLLSQRENVPFPAFVEAIIMEMTFEILREAGVRMPRVIGQTVSVVGALILGQAVVDAGIITPIMVIVVALTGIASFAIPAYNIAIAGRLIRFAFLLLAGMFGFFGITLGLIILVAHMNSLRSFGVPYLSPFVPLSVKGQKDTLLRFPIWLMKPDKSPQQMMKELPLYMKVTTGNESEIAPSIRKKSEQQGENPYDEQ, from the coding sequence GTGATCAAGAATCCGTATTCGGGCAAAAGAAAAGCTGGTGCTCCCGGCGATCCAGCAGGTGCTGTAAGCTTCAGCCTTACCGGGGATCTGGCGCAGGATCTGGACAATATAGCGAACGAGCTTGGCAACAGTCCGGACCTGAAGATCCGTAAAGTCTGGGTAGGCAGCTCCCGCCCGGTGCAGACCGCTGCCATTCATCTCAGTGCGCTGGCGGATGCGGAGACGGTGAACGAATTCGTAATTGGCTCGCTGCTGCGCTGTACAGCAGAACTTGACAGCATGGACAGCTCGCAGCTGCCGGCACTGCCGGATTTCATCATGAACCGCGTTCTGGAGGCCGGAGAAGCGGAGCGGCAGGATGACTGGAAGGAGCTGCTGCTGGCTGTTCTCTCGGGCGATACGGTCATTCTTGTAGATGGCTATGCACAGTCCATAATATGCGCTACCCGGGGCGGGGAGTGGAGGTCGGTCAGCGAGCCTACCTCGCAGCTGGTGGTGCGCGGGCCTAAGGACGGTTTCGTCGAATCTGTAGCCACCAACATTTCGCTTATCCGCCGCAGGATCAGATCGCCCAAGCTGCGGCTGGAATATACCAAGATAGGCAGCGTAACCCAAACGCATGTGGCCTTAATGTACATACAAGACACAGCCAGCGAGGACTTGATCCGTGAGGTCAGGGAGCGGCTGCACAAGATCAGCATTGACGAAGTGCTTGAATCCGGCTTCATAGAGGAGCTGATCCAGGACAAGACCTTCACGCCGTTTCCTACCCTCTACAATTCAGAGCGGCCGGATGTGGCGGCGGGAAATCTGCTGGAAGGCCGGGTGGTGCTGATTGTGGACGGGACGCCATTTGTGCTGATTGCTCCGGCGGTATTCACGCAATTCTTCCAGTCCGCAGAAGATTACGCCCAGCGGTTTGATATTGCCATTCTGATGCGGCTGGTGCGCTATATGAGCTTTGTTGTGTTGATCCTGGGTCCTGCCGCCTATATTGCGCTCACTACCTACCATTATGAGATGATTCCGACCACACTGCTGATCAACCTGTTGTCCCAGCGTGAGAATGTACCTTTTCCGGCTTTTGTCGAGGCGATAATCATGGAGATGACCTTTGAGATCCTGCGGGAGGCAGGCGTGCGGATGCCGCGGGTGATCGGGCAGACGGTTTCGGTTGTGGGGGCGCTGATTCTTGGACAGGCTGTGGTGGATGCGGGCATTATCACTCCGATTATGGTTATCGTGGTCGCACTGACCGGTATCGCCAGCTTTGCCATCCCGGCTTACAATATAGCGATTGCCGGACGGCTGATCCGGTTTGCTTTTCTGCTGCTGGCCGGAATGTTCGGTTTCTTCGGCATCACCCTGGGTCTGATTATTCTGGTTGCCCATATGAACAGCCTGCGCTCTTTCGGGGTTCCCTATTTATCACCGTTTGTGCCGCTGTCCGTCAAAGGGCAGAAGGACACCCTGCTCCGATTCCCAATCTGGCTGATGAAGCCCGATAAGTCGCCGCAGCAGATGATGAAGGAATTGCCCTTGTACATGAAGGTTACGACAGGCAATGAATCCGAAATTGCACCCTCCATCCGTAAGAAATCGGAACAACAGGGAGAGAATCCGTATGATGAGCAATAA
- a CDS encoding calcium-translocating P-type ATPase, SERCA-type codes for MEQKSWHRLGAEELQELFKVHPTAGLSGEDAAERRKESGLNELSEGKTVSPLTLLLNQFKDFMVLVLMGATLVSGLLGEYLDAITIIAIILLNGVLGFVQEFRAERSLRALKQLSAPTAKVMRAGKSEVIAAKLLVPGDIVLLESGDRIPADVRWLQCSALYVEESALTGESLPVSKHSQAIHAEEIPLGDQKNLGFMGTMVTRGTGRAMVIRTGMNTEMGKIADLIQNTDSQETPLQHRLEQLGKILIYVSLGLTIVVVAAGILHGQPATAMFLAGVSLAVAAIPEGLPAIVTIALALGVQRMIKRKAIVRKLPSVETLGCASVICSDKTGTLTQNKMTVTRLWTAGRALEVTGEGYAPAGHVLEKGKAVDLKNDQSLRRMLQIGALCSNAEIIETLPQETRGKRKGKDAGSDTDMASQSVWELKGDPTEGALVALSAKMGLTSQSLAVTFTREREFPFDSERKLMSVIAAHPGGRMVCTKGAPDVLLGRCSYMLWEGVVVPCTPTLRQKVLDANEQMASGALRVLGMAYRELRSSEKADSEQDAECQLIFAGLAGMIDPPRREVRDAISVTRKAGIKTVMITGDHGTTAEAIAHQLGILQRGGTVLTGSQLTRMSDDDLDKVSDSVYVYARVSPEHKLRIVKSLQRHGHVVAMTGDGVNDAPAIKAADIGISMGITGTDVTKEASSLILADDNFSTIVAAIEEGRNIYENIRKFIRYLLASNVGEILTMFFAMMLGLPLPLVPIQILWVNLVTDGLPAMALGVDQPEKDLMEHKPRGAKENIFARRLGWKIVSRGLLIGLCTLGAFWLTLRVTPDHPAQLVRAQSVAFATLVMAQLIHVFDCRSSRSVFHRNPFQNKYLVLAVLSSVLLMLAVMYFPPLQPVFKTVPLVFREWCLVFVMAGIPTFLMGAGSVWSGKRSRNRRSGSSRVIKSTKISA; via the coding sequence ATGGAACAAAAAAGTTGGCACCGGCTCGGTGCAGAGGAGCTGCAGGAACTATTCAAGGTTCATCCGACAGCAGGCCTGAGCGGAGAGGATGCCGCAGAGCGGCGCAAAGAAAGCGGGCTTAATGAGCTGTCGGAAGGCAAAACGGTCTCGCCGCTGACCCTGCTGCTGAATCAGTTCAAGGATTTCATGGTGCTGGTGCTGATGGGTGCGACGCTGGTTTCGGGGCTGCTGGGCGAATACCTGGACGCCATCACGATTATCGCCATTATTCTGCTCAACGGAGTGCTGGGCTTCGTCCAGGAATTCCGCGCCGAACGTTCATTGCGCGCCTTGAAGCAGCTGTCCGCGCCTACGGCAAAGGTCATGAGGGCAGGCAAAAGCGAGGTGATTGCAGCCAAGCTGCTCGTTCCGGGGGATATTGTGCTGCTGGAGAGCGGGGACCGGATTCCGGCCGATGTGCGGTGGCTGCAATGCAGTGCGCTGTATGTGGAAGAATCGGCGCTCACCGGTGAATCGCTGCCGGTTTCGAAACATTCGCAAGCCATCCACGCTGAGGAGATCCCGCTTGGCGATCAGAAGAATCTGGGCTTCATGGGCACGATGGTGACCCGGGGAACCGGACGGGCCATGGTCATTCGAACCGGAATGAATACGGAAATGGGCAAAATCGCCGATCTGATTCAAAATACGGACAGCCAGGAAACGCCGCTGCAGCATCGGCTGGAGCAGCTGGGCAAAATCCTGATCTATGTCTCGCTTGGCTTGACGATTGTGGTAGTCGCCGCCGGTATTCTGCATGGACAGCCTGCCACAGCGATGTTTCTGGCAGGGGTGAGTCTGGCCGTGGCTGCCATTCCCGAAGGGCTGCCTGCGATTGTGACCATTGCGCTTGCGCTGGGTGTGCAGCGCATGATCAAACGCAAGGCCATTGTCCGCAAGCTGCCTTCGGTGGAGACGCTGGGCTGCGCTTCGGTTATCTGCTCTGACAAGACAGGCACACTTACCCAGAACAAGATGACTGTAACCCGGCTCTGGACCGCAGGCCGTGCGCTGGAGGTGACGGGTGAAGGGTACGCCCCTGCAGGACATGTGCTGGAGAAGGGCAAAGCAGTCGATTTGAAGAATGACCAGAGCCTGCGGCGGATGTTGCAGATCGGGGCCTTGTGCAGCAATGCCGAGATTATTGAGACCTTGCCTCAGGAAACGAGAGGCAAGCGCAAAGGGAAGGATGCAGGCAGCGATACGGATATGGCAAGCCAGAGCGTGTGGGAACTGAAGGGCGACCCCACCGAAGGCGCCCTGGTAGCTCTATCGGCCAAGATGGGGCTTACCTCGCAGTCGCTGGCCGTCACTTTTACGCGGGAGCGTGAATTTCCGTTTGACTCGGAGCGCAAGCTGATGTCCGTGATCGCCGCCCATCCGGGCGGGCGGATGGTCTGCACCAAAGGCGCGCCGGACGTGCTGCTGGGACGCTGCTCCTATATGTTGTGGGAAGGCGTGGTGGTGCCCTGCACTCCTACGCTGCGCCAGAAGGTGCTGGATGCCAATGAGCAGATGGCATCAGGCGCACTGCGTGTGCTGGGCATGGCTTACCGTGAGCTGCGTTCGAGCGAGAAGGCGGACAGTGAGCAGGATGCCGAATGCCAGCTGATCTTTGCCGGTCTGGCCGGCATGATCGACCCGCCGCGCCGCGAAGTGCGGGATGCGATCAGCGTTACCCGCAAGGCGGGGATCAAGACGGTGATGATCACCGGAGACCACGGCACGACCGCCGAGGCCATAGCCCACCAACTCGGGATTCTGCAGCGCGGCGGCACGGTGCTGACCGGAAGCCAGCTGACCCGGATGAGCGACGACGATCTCGACAAGGTTTCGGACAGTGTGTATGTGTATGCCCGTGTGTCCCCTGAGCACAAGCTGCGGATTGTGAAGTCCCTGCAGCGGCATGGCCATGTGGTGGCAATGACCGGGGATGGGGTCAACGATGCGCCGGCCATCAAGGCGGCGGATATCGGCATCTCGATGGGCATCACCGGAACGGATGTAACCAAGGAGGCCTCTTCACTCATTCTCGCAGACGACAACTTCTCTACGATTGTGGCTGCGATAGAAGAAGGCCGCAACATCTATGAGAATATCCGCAAGTTCATCCGGTATCTGCTGGCCTCCAATGTTGGAGAGATTCTCACCATGTTCTTCGCAATGATGCTGGGTCTGCCGTTGCCTCTGGTGCCGATCCAGATCCTGTGGGTCAATCTGGTCACGGACGGGCTGCCAGCGATGGCGCTGGGGGTGGACCAGCCGGAGAAGGATCTGATGGAGCACAAGCCGCGCGGAGCCAAAGAGAACATCTTCGCCCGCCGCCTCGGCTGGAAGATTGTCAGCCGCGGCCTGCTGATCGGCCTGTGCACACTGGGCGCCTTCTGGCTGACCCTTCGGGTTACGCCTGATCATCCGGCCCAGCTGGTGCGTGCCCAATCGGTAGCCTTCGCCACGCTCGTAATGGCTCAGCTCATTCACGTCTTCGATTGCCGCAGCTCCCGTTCGGTCTTCCACCGCAATCCGTTCCAGAATAAATATCTGGTACTGGCTGTGCTCTCCTCAGTGCTGCTGATGCTGGCCGTGATGTATTTCCCGCCGCTTCAGCCGGTCTTCAAGACCGTGCCGCTGGTGTTCCGCGAATGGTGCCTGGTGTTTGTAATGGCCGGAATTCCGACCTTCCTAATGGGTGCCGGCAGCGTGTGGAGCGGCAAACGCAGCAGAAACCGCCGCAGCGGCAGCAGCCGGGTGATAAAAAGTACAAAAATTTCAGCATAA
- a CDS encoding Rqc2 family fibronectin-binding protein yields MALDGIVTRAIVHELQAFTGARIGKIYQPSTHDLIFILRGFGGGKLLLSANPTYPRLHLTERSSLNPSDAPMFCMLLRKHCEGGTIESITQVGMERIIHISIKSRDELGDLSAKTIIIELMGRHSNIILTDQATGTIIDGIHHVTPSISSYRVVMPGVSYTEPPQQHKLNPLAVGKEQFVQLIAAAEEAALLEGAEEESEPEEVIEGELANLLKSLEEQPADGSGGPSPSGNPVGWMVHAFSGMSPLIAGEIMLRFKESGGAYDGPFGEDFPLRLWEAFDTVMEPVRACRFTPVAGPSSKGKMIFSAVPLLQIQENAKPYSSISECMEDYYGDKAERDTVKQRVSDLIRFLGNERSKNIKKLTNLKKDLDEAQDAERYRIWGELLFASLHAVSKGDKSASLVNYYDENQAEIVIPLDPLLSPSDNAQRYFKRYNKYKNSLRVIDEQLTRTHEEIAYMESLLQQLAHASLHDIEEIRDELVTQGYLRDRSKKTKKKKKSAKPILQVFTSSEGIDIYVGKNNLQNEYVTNRLASPNDTWLHTKDIPGSHVVIRSEQFGDATLEEAAQLAAFFSQAKQSSSVPVDCTLIRYVRKPSGSKPGFVIYDHQKTLFVTPDEDLIRRLPSSYK; encoded by the coding sequence ATGGCATTGGACGGCATTGTAACCCGCGCTATCGTGCACGAATTGCAGGCTTTTACAGGTGCGCGAATAGGCAAAATATATCAGCCAAGCACTCACGATCTTATCTTTATTCTGCGTGGCTTCGGTGGCGGCAAGCTGCTGCTGTCGGCCAACCCAACTTACCCGCGACTGCATCTGACTGAACGCAGCAGTCTGAATCCTTCGGACGCCCCGATGTTCTGCATGCTGCTGCGCAAGCATTGTGAAGGCGGAACCATTGAGAGCATCACCCAGGTCGGTATGGAGCGGATAATACATATCAGCATCAAGAGCCGGGATGAGCTGGGAGATCTTTCCGCCAAAACGATCATCATCGAACTGATGGGCCGTCACAGCAATATTATTCTTACCGATCAGGCCACAGGCACCATTATCGACGGCATTCATCATGTCACGCCATCCATCAGCAGCTACCGCGTGGTTATGCCTGGCGTGTCCTACACAGAGCCGCCGCAGCAGCATAAGCTGAATCCGCTGGCGGTTGGCAAGGAGCAGTTCGTCCAGCTGATTGCCGCAGCCGAGGAAGCGGCTCTGCTGGAAGGCGCTGAAGAAGAATCGGAGCCTGAAGAGGTTATCGAGGGAGAGCTAGCCAATCTGCTGAAGAGCCTGGAGGAGCAGCCTGCCGACGGCTCCGGCGGGCCTTCTCCCTCAGGGAATCCGGTCGGCTGGATGGTCCATGCCTTCAGCGGCATGAGTCCGCTGATCGCCGGCGAGATCATGCTGCGTTTCAAGGAATCGGGAGGCGCCTATGACGGTCCGTTTGGGGAGGACTTCCCCCTCCGGCTCTGGGAAGCTTTCGATACCGTGATGGAGCCGGTCCGCGCGTGCAGGTTCACACCGGTGGCGGGACCGAGCAGCAAGGGCAAGATGATTTTCTCGGCGGTGCCGCTGCTGCAGATTCAGGAGAACGCAAAGCCATACAGCTCCATCAGCGAGTGCATGGAGGATTATTACGGGGACAAGGCCGAGCGGGATACCGTGAAGCAGCGCGTAAGCGACCTGATCCGCTTCCTCGGCAATGAGCGCAGCAAGAACATCAAGAAGCTGACCAACCTGAAGAAGGATCTGGATGAAGCCCAGGATGCTGAGCGTTACCGGATCTGGGGCGAGCTGCTGTTCGCTTCCCTGCATGCCGTCTCCAAGGGAGACAAATCGGCTTCGCTGGTCAATTATTACGATGAGAACCAGGCCGAAATTGTGATCCCGCTTGATCCGCTGCTCAGTCCGTCCGACAACGCCCAGCGTTATTTCAAACGGTACAACAAATACAAGAACAGTCTGCGCGTAATCGATGAGCAGCTGACCAGAACTCATGAGGAAATCGCTTATATGGAGAGCCTGCTGCAGCAGCTAGCCCATGCTTCCCTGCACGATATCGAGGAGATCCGCGACGAGCTGGTAACCCAGGGCTATCTGCGCGACCGCAGCAAAAAAACCAAAAAGAAGAAAAAATCGGCCAAGCCGATACTCCAGGTGTTCACTTCTTCTGAAGGCATCGACATTTATGTCGGCAAAAACAATCTGCAGAACGAATATGTCACCAACCGTCTGGCCTCGCCGAATGACACCTGGTTGCATACCAAGGATATTCCGGGTTCCCATGTCGTAATCCGCAGCGAGCAGTTCGGCGACGCCACCCTGGAGGAAGCCGCCCAGCTGGCCGCGTTCTTCAGCCAGGCCAAGCAGTCCAGCAGTGTGCCGGTTGACTGCACCCTGATCCGTTATGTGCGCAAGCCCAGCGGCTCCAAGCCGGGGTTCGTAATCTACGACCATCAGAAGACTCTGTTCGTAACGCCGGACGAAGACTTGATCAGACGGCTGCCTAGCAGCTATAAATAG